acacactgtctACCCGTGAAAACCCCTTTTTGCAGATGAGGCAGTGGTTGTGGCGGAAGAATACGCGAAAAAATAGATCCTAGCAGGAGTTTGCCAGGACTCTGGTGCCGAAAGTGAATCTCCAGGGTTTTTTATTTCGGGGGAACATTCAAAGGCACTTCCAGCGGAGAGATGAATACCAGACCGCCAAGCCAAATTGTGGTCTTCCAACAGTTAAACGACGCCCCTACCGCAACGAACGAGCGTAGTACAGTACAGATTTCTGCGCCATAGTGGAGTAGTTTAGTTAACGTTAAGCCAATGGCTCCCGCTGCAATAGCGATGTATTGCTATAGCAAATGGCTAGGCTCCAGGCATCTTAGTACACTTTACACTACAACAACTTCAATTTACGTTCGGTAAAAGCCTAGTGGTTTCCGTTCTACTACTACTGCAACACTATTTAGATGGTTTTTGGGTTTTCATCGTTCCATTAAGGATTTTCATCCCCATTCGTGGGTAGGCATAATACGAAgatagaaaagaaaagggaaaatcatATAATGCACCCTATGCATACCAAGACGTTGAGAGAAAAGCGTAACTTTAATCTAAAACACGTTACACcagacacaaacaaaaaaacccataaacTAGAAGAAATGTTCGACaacaagaagcaaaacaagcaaaaatgtAATCTGACCTGCAAAACTGAACAAACAACGTGAAGGCAAATTGTGTAATATAGAGAAACGGTTCGGTTTCGGGATACTGAAGATTCCGAACCACGTGTTTGCCGCCGCCCGACCGCCCCGCAAAGCGTTATTTAGTATCAGTTGTGAATAAACTAATGGTAACAGTTAAGATGTGTTAAATGTGTAAGATGGAATGTAAAACATGTCCACGCAAACAGACTAATAAGAAAGTATTTAAACGaagacacaaacaaaaactaaagaaaaacacacacatacacacaaacaatggTATATAACGATAAGCTTACCGAAGACTTTAAGTTGAAGCCAATTGCGTTAACCTATTACAATTTAGTAGATCAAAATAATTCTAGATCATTAAATGAGGTAAAAGTTAGGGCTAAGAAGAGAACGTTAAAGAGagtgaaggaaagaaaaaggaagagagagagagggagagagcaacaaaaaaggagatAAACAAGCAAGATGATACTTCtgaataaaatcaatcaaatctAGTTAgagaacaaatgaaacaattttagcGTACAATTAGTAGTATATGCATATTTGACgatagagagagatagagagggAGACagggagagaagaaaaaacagaaaacacaaaacaaggcATGAAATGGTGTTATTAAAgcaaaaaaccccaaaccaagAAAATAACTCACTCATTATTTGAACGTTTAATAAGAGTGGGTGATATAATTTACGCGTGTATAGAATTCGACGTTTTTATTAGTGGAAATGAGCGGAtacgcgaaaacgaaacgacaCTTCCTATACTTAGTTACCCCCTTGTTCAAGGACGctctacacaaacacacacactcacacactcacacgacGATACACAGGCGAGCGCAGGCGATATACGAAAAGTCAAAATCATTTCTGCTGTGGTTACGCAGTCATTTTTATGCATCtccttttttgcaattttattcCAATCTTTGGCAAACAGATTTTGGAAGCTTTTATAAATAAGACAAGACCCCTTTCTAcaattgttatttttgtacaaaaacaaaatgcctcTTAGTATATTGGCAAGGTATCACTGCAGCAAATCGCGTTTCGTTTAAATTATCAGTGCTAGCAAAACATAATTCCCAGTTTGttcaagtattttttttacggTAATACAGCAAATGCACTGCTTTGTGACGGAGacttttatatttcttttggTCGTATTGCGTTGCAAAAATTGAACTAAAACAGCCGAAACGCAGTGGACAATCAGCGATCGCTTCCTAGCGCTATTGCTGCCGTGTATTGCTTGCGTTGCATCCCAGTTGTAACACAGCCAACGGAGAAGTAGTCGCTCGTCATTCGCGCTCGTGTACGCTCCTCTTATACCCTTGCACTGAATAGGGATAGCGCTGCCATGCGAATATCTGCTAACGCGCTGGCTAAACAGCTGACTTAGCCGTCAATCTAGTCCGCTGATAAACCATGGCGGCGACCATTCTGTAGCATAATGCTTGACTCTCATATGTAAAACACCTATAACACAAGTACTAGCCAATCCATCGTTTCAGAGCAACATTACAcaatgaaaaccaaaaaacaacaacaacaaaaaatggcaaaaacatTTACTATTCTTTAATGCTCATGCAGAATTTAGAGTACTTTCTAAGAAATAAACGAGAGAGTAATTGAAAACATAACTTAATGTTGAGCGATAGCAGACCTAGTGGTTTATCACAACAGATGCCTATTTCGAATCTATCAgcttttctattttcattcTCCATCTAGTAACAAAAATACAGAAAAACCGTTAGTAAAAAGACACGTGTTCGTTTCAAACACGTGGATCTGTAGTTAACCGCCAAAATCGATACCGTTCACACACGTTCACAAGCCGCATtggtataaaataaaactggtATAATCAATTTTGAAGGTAACTCACGCAACTGTCAAACCCAAACGTCAACCGCGCACACACAGggcactcactcactcacagtAGGTgttcaaaacaataacaaatctGCCCGGTTCCGGGTCCTAAGAACAATCCTAACCGTAAGTATGTTGAAACCATCGCGATGTCTTTCCACAATAGTTCGCCGAACAATCACCCAAACTTGCTATAAGCGAGTACATCTTACTGGGAATGCTGCTGTGAAGAAGTTTATCGACTCCGAAAATGATTACGCAAGTGCTGTTTTACGGAATGTTGTACTCAAGCGGAGCTTGGAGATTCCGACCACGGTTTGCGAAATACCCGGAGATATGGACAACATTCTGCAAACACACCGCGATTGGTGTGCTGGAGATCCGGAAAAGTTATTGCTGCTTTTGAAGCACATCGTTGCTTCGGTTGGACTTACGGGCGATGGGACATCACCGCTGGAAGATGTTCGATTTACTGAATTCATCACAACATTCGTGAACCTCGTGCCAACCTTTACCGACACACAGCTGTCCCAAGCACTGGAAACGCTAGCCTTCCTGGAGGAGATCAAAACTATTTACGAACAGAACTATCTAATTCTCTGGACCACGCTAGATAATGAATGTTTAGAGCGTGTCGCACTCTGGAATGTAGAGCAATTACTGCACTTCGCTGACCAATGGTATCCGCTACGGTTGGCCAAGCAGGGCAAATTCGTTAGCAAAGCAATCTGGAAGATAAGCAACCGACTCCGGAAACTGCCACCCGAGCAGTTGCTAAAGACCGTCTTCTACATAAATCTAACGCGCGTCCCGGTGGAAAACATGATGGACATTGAGACAAACTTCCAGCAAAACTTTGACGCGTTCACGATCGATAACATCGCGGTGTTATGTATGGGATTCTTCAAAACCGAAACACCGATCCGGAACAGTGAGCTGCTAGATAAAATATACTACAAACTAACAGCGGATCTGCCCACGGTGCAGGACATTCCGCTGACGGCAATTCTGAAGCTGTTGCGATACTCGTCCCGCATACCGAACGTTGCGTCGATGCAGAACCTGCTAGATGCGCTTGTACCGGTGATACCGAGACTTTCGCTGCTGGCCTGTCTGCATGTGGCACTGCTTGGAAGCGATATCCACATCTGCCATCGGGGTACGCTGGAGTTGATTGTGGACAAGTTTCTGGACAATATAGACGCTCTGCGTCTGAAGGATGCAGAACGGATTGCATTCGTGCTAGCGCACGGTAATATTTCCCTAAAGGCCAACCGCGAAATGAAGTTGCTGAGAGCCATTCTAGCGGAGGTACCGAACCGCGTGACGGAAATTGTACAGTATCCGAAATGTTACGTATCGCTGTTACATTTCCTTTCGCTTCGCAACATTTACGATCCGGCGTTTATTTCTGGGGCATTCGATCGACGGTTTCTGCAGTTAGCTTATACCAAAAATATTGGAGGTGCTGGTCGGGAAGCTGTTGCACTGGATGCATTTATCGCTATTAATCTAGCCGATGGGGGAGTTTACAGTGGGAATCGGTTTCCGGACCAGGCGTTCCGGTTGGTGTGTAAGCTCACGCAAGACTACCTACCAAATCCAAACTACAAACTGACCAAATCTGATCGTATGCTGCTGGATATTCAGGCAACCTTTACCACATTTTGGAAGGTGCCATGTCAAATAATGCATCTGTTGCCCCATTATCAACGACCTGATATATTGTTCTGCTTCGATAAACGCACCAGGAAGGTTGTAGAACTAGGTGAACGAGACGGCGAGGCAGGTTTGTCCAATACGCACGACATTATGAAGCGGGAGAATATCTTAGGTGAGCGTAGTAGTGATGATAGCTTACGGCTTGTTGCAATCGTTGTTGGGTCGTGGAACTGTTACGTACGCAACGATCGGCGCCGCACTGGAGGGTATGCGATGAAGCTGGACCAATTAAGAAGACTTAATTATGAAACAATTGAGGTGAGAAATAATCCTTCCACTGAGTACATGTGATCACGGATTAATGTTATCTTCTTTACACACTTTCGCTAAACAGATCCCTTGGTACGAGTGGCCGGTATATTCGCGGGACGATATGCGAAAGTATCTCGAGGCTAAACTGTCACCGTTCCTCAGCAAACACACGTAAGATCGGAGATGATGAAATAAAACCCATTGTGTatgcaccaaaaacaaaactcttaCGTACAAATCTATTCATAAGCGAAGGTGAGAAACGTATATTATAACCTACTCTAACAGCTTCGTTAACGTTTTCTTCGTATACTCGTACACCACGAATAGCACCGCTGTGGCAGGAATGGTTCGCACGATCGTTGGCAGCAGTCCGTTGTAGAATGCCAGCACACCCTCCTTGCGGAAAATGTCCAGCCCGACCTGGGTCATACTCGCCCGCATACTGTACACCTGGATCCGACTCTTGATGACATCCGCCGGAAAGATGACAGTCCATAGGGCCACACCACCGACCGCACCGGCCACCATCGTTCGCAGCGCCCCAATATCGTCCTTCGTCTGTCCCGGACGTGTAAAAAACTCCCGCGTCTGCTCATAGCCGCCGAAGAAAAAGAAGTAACCGGGCATTTCGCGCGCAAACGTCGACGTTAACCCCCGGAACATGCCCGGAATCCCTTCCGTGCGCAGAATCTGGCTCACGAGCGTGTAGGACGATATAGTCGGTCGACGTTTACCATCATTACCGGCCGTTTCGCGCAACGCCTGCAGCTTGCACTTGATCAGCTCGGTCGGGCAGAGCGTGAAGGAGGAGAAGAACGCGGCCAGAAAGCCGGCGGTGGCATTCTCCAGCGTCGACAATTCCGCCACGGAAGGTTTGTGCATTGCGTTGCCAACGACCTGCTGGCAGGCACCGTATGCAGCAAATAATACTGAGTTTTCTGCCACATTTGCTACCACTGCCGGGATCGTGCCGGCGTACAGGCCTCGCACGATACCGTCCCGCTTGAATGTTTGCGCCGTACAGTTGATGAACCCTTTGTACAACCCGGGGAATGTTTGCATCTTTACCTTCACCGTATCCATCGGCTGGCTGACGTACACGAGCGCGACACCTCCTGTTGCAAGTAAAGAACGGGAAAACGGTAGCTTAATACGGACACTTCAGCAATTCTCTGGGCTTGCCATATAACTAACCTAAACATCCGGCCACGAAATCAATCATGCCGGTTTTTAAACTACTAGTTTCTCCTTTGCTGTGCATTGCTACGAGCAGGTATGTTGATCAGAAACTCGACCAAAAGCGTacgcaaaacacacgcacaaaaagCTATGCTGGACACAGAGTTGATTAGAGGCAGTTGAATTGTTTGATACGACGCAACTCCTACACCAATCGGCTACACGTTCGATAACTCTTCACCACTGGAGCACTTTACCGCAACCGTTCGAAACCTGCTGTTGCTAGCATCGAGATAATTAAACGCTAATACCTCTAATGGCCAAATGTGTTTGACCATTCGGACCCGTTCGTCTCTAGCACGAGAGAGATATTTTGAACGGCACCATGCACAATGTGATGATTGATAACGCCTTCCAAGACGGCGAAACGTCAGCTCCGTGCTTATCGCACTGTCCCGTGTTGTCAGCCTGGAGCTATTTGTTTTTGCCCAGGCGTTTGTTGTCGCGGGCAACTCGCGCACACGACGCAGCGATAGGACAGTTCCGTCCGACGGTACTCTTGCCATACACAACCTCACGAATCTGTTGCGTCATATCGGATGCGGACCGTTGATTCACGGTGGGCCGTACTATACCACGTGTGTGTAAGTCGATTACGCCGAATCGGATGACGATAATGAATGACATTCGACGCTTGCGATTGCGTGAGAACCATCCGGAATGAGTTCCAGTaaacaaacgtaaacaaaccatGCAAACGCTACCGATACGAAGCATGTATGACTGgaacgagaaaaaagaaaagtaaataagAATTGCcttgtaataaattttaataatgtgTGAGTCATTACAGAACTTTTCTAACATTGCTATTGgagtattttaaattgttctaTTAATTTCAGTGCGAATGCGATATTGTACACAATTTTGCATGCAATGCGTACAATTAGATCTGGAATGTAGAAATTCATTTATAAACTtgttatattaaattttaGATTTTTAACTCGACATTGATCATTGTAAGCTAAGAGCCCATGGCTAAGAACTCATAATACGCCCAAGACATCGATGTATAACAAACCCTTATATGGTCTAACTACTCACATACCCCTCGCGATAACCAAAATCGGGGAAAATCTCGTGACGACATTCGAGAGGAATATGCTGTAGAGAATTTTTCAAAAGAACCCCACTATCGTAAAAGATATTAAACTCGACGGTCCGACACCGATATGTTGACTGTCTCATTAGAATGGCATCGACTGAACGGCTGCCGAGATGCTATGGTAGGTTATTTTTATAGAGTGGTATGGAATGGTTGGGATATttcattaatataaaaaaatattttatatcaactttgtaatttgaaatagctaatataattataaatgaggaaacaaaaacttcaaacATGTATCGAGGAACCATACACAAAATTGctggagacgcctagtactTTACTGAGGCAATCAATAAtatttggtaaaaatgttacaaattgTAATTGTATCTTATAAGAATTATTGTTTAAATGGTGTAAATTTACTcagaatattaaaaaaaaatcgatcccGTATCCATAAAGGAAATGTTTTAACGATGACGTACTGCTGGAGgcagtggcggatcaaacggtaggcggagtaggcggtcgcctagggcctcgccgtgttgggggccccaaaaaaattttgccgattgtgcgatttttgaaaattttacaacaaagttaatttatagcaaaaaaaattaatttacaaggtagaaaattgatcaaaaatatcttccttggttatataaaacatttgtttctatgtgataaattaaatgcagagaagaacatcgactttgtgactttaaagtataaacgaaattgcaccagtacaaggacactaattttcccgttggtcgagaaaaatttcttcgaaaactacctgtttccgaatgtataataccaggagagcatccacggaagaggtagcacctagtacagcaattttggtcgaaaaccgacgaaaggtatgcaatgtttaaacactaactttcccgttggtcgtgaaaaatttcttcgaaaactaccagtttccgaatttaaagtaccaggagagcatgcacggaagaggtagctcctggtactgcgccgtaaggtatgcaatgtttatacactaggtatgcgccgtaaggtatgcaatgtttatacactaaccttgcaaccaacttgcaatgcaagtttggtgcaagcaagaaacttgcatgcaagcttgcatgcaaacttgcatgcaagttcttgcaagcaaattcttgcatgcaaacttgcatgcaagtttgcatgcaagtttgcatgcaagtttgcatacaagaacttgcatgcaagaacttgcatacaagaacttgcatgcaagaacttgcatacaagaacttgcatgcaagttcttgcatgcaaacttgcatgcaaacttgcatgtaaacttgcatgcaagtttgcatgcaagaatttgcttgcaagaacttgcatgcaagtttgcatgcaagcttgcatgcaagcttgcatgcaagtacgaagttgggcgccatcttgcgcgccatcttgctgcaagtttcttgcatgcaccaaacttgcattgcaagttggttgcaaggttagtgtataaacattgcataccttacggcgcattgcaagttggttgcaaagttagtgtataaacattgcataccttacggcgcagtaccaggagctacctcttccgtggatgctctcctggtactatacattcagaaactggtagttttcgaagaaatttttctccaccgacgggaaagttagtgtttaaacattgcatacctttcggcggttttcgaccaaaattgctgtactaggtgctacctcttctgtggatgctctcctggtatcggcaatctgaaaacagctggttttgtatggaatttcgtaccagctaatggcgatccaagtagtggcgttatggttctccttagcgcatacaaacgtttatatatagagactagcttactaggcccgtttacagggctacgcaacagaactctgagatgtacgcaagggagctttctttccgagactttgctggtgttgttacatcatgtttgaagtacatctccctaacaccgataatgccgtagcaaaattatgggccccccttgaaaaattccgccctgggcctccaaggggattgatcctccactggctggaggcgcctagtactTCACTGTGGCACTAGGATATCTGAAGTAAAAATGCTAGAAATATCATAAACTCACAGAGTTTTGTGCTGTGAGATATTAAACAATCAAAAAGTCTCGAAGTTCCGCTACTTACTTGTCTATTTCTAAATTATTCCTAGAACCTTCGTTCTTATGTCATCGTCCAGAAAATACCTACCTACCTCCTAGAATCGGAGATCCCAATACCGGAAATGTCcaacaaaaatcgaacactTCATATCCGCTATCGCACATTTCACActctaaaaattaaaca
This window of the Anopheles moucheti chromosome X, idAnoMoucSN_F20_07, whole genome shotgun sequence genome carries:
- the LOC128306499 gene encoding mitochondrial ornithine transporter 1, coding for MHSKGETSSLKTGMIDFVAGCLGGVALVYVSQPMDTVKVKMQTFPGLYKGFINCTAQTFKRDGIVRGLYAGTIPAVVANVAENSVLFAAYGACQQVVGNAMHKPSVAELSTLENATAGFLAAFFSSFTLCPTELIKCKLQALRETAGNDGKRRPTISSYTLVSQILRTEGIPGMFRGLTSTFAREMPGYFFFFGGYEQTREFFTRPGQTKDDIGALRTMVAGAVGGVALWTVIFPADVIKSRIQVYSMRASMTQVGLDIFRKEGVLAFYNGLLPTIVRTIPATAVLFVVYEYTKKTLTKLLE
- the LOC128306498 gene encoding uncharacterized protein LOC128306498, translated to MLKPSRCLSTIVRRTITQTCYKRVHLTGNAAVKKFIDSENDYASAVLRNVVLKRSLEIPTTVCEIPGDMDNILQTHRDWCAGDPEKLLLLLKHIVASVGLTGDGTSPLEDVRFTEFITTFVNLVPTFTDTQLSQALETLAFLEEIKTIYEQNYLILWTTLDNECLERVALWNVEQLLHFADQWYPLRLAKQGKFVSKAIWKISNRLRKLPPEQLLKTVFYINLTRVPVENMMDIETNFQQNFDAFTIDNIAVLCMGFFKTETPIRNSELLDKIYYKLTADLPTVQDIPLTAILKLLRYSSRIPNVASMQNLLDALVPVIPRLSLLACLHVALLGSDIHICHRGTLELIVDKFLDNIDALRLKDAERIAFVLAHGNISLKANREMKLLRAILAEVPNRVTEIVQYPKCYVSLLHFLSLRNIYDPAFISGAFDRRFLQLAYTKNIGGAGREAVALDAFIAINLADGGVYSGNRFPDQAFRLVCKLTQDYLPNPNYKLTKSDRMLLDIQATFTTFWKVPCQIMHLLPHYQRPDILFCFDKRTRKVVELGERDGEAGLSNTHDIMKRENILGERSSDDSLRLVAIVVGSWNCYVRNDRRRTGGYAMKLDQLRRLNYETIEIPWYEWPVYSRDDMRKYLEAKLSPFLSKHT